A region of Paenibacillus sp. 37 DNA encodes the following proteins:
- a CDS encoding lipopolysaccharide assembly LapA domain-containing protein — translation MKMQWALIAGLVFALLTGIFAVINVDSVQVNLLFNTVQIPLILLILGCTLIGGIIVGSYGIYRQYRLQRENKQLKLRVSELESSATSQSSLDSFKTMDSLDSNEPNSLLENDSIQSQRKGNPTGTL, via the coding sequence ATGAAAATGCAATGGGCACTCATAGCAGGTCTTGTTTTTGCACTGCTCACGGGAATCTTTGCGGTCATTAATGTGGATTCCGTACAAGTCAACCTGTTATTTAACACGGTACAAATCCCGCTGATTTTGCTCATTCTCGGCTGTACCCTGATCGGTGGAATTATTGTAGGGTCATATGGCATTTATCGCCAATACAGACTGCAACGTGAAAATAAACAACTGAAATTGCGTGTATCTGAATTGGAAAGTTCCGCGACAAGCCAATCTTCACTCGATTCTTTCAAAACGATGGATTCGCTTGACTCAAATGAACCCAACAGCCTATTGGAGAATGATTCGATCCAGAGTCAGCGCAAAGGAAACCCTACGGGAACACTGTAA
- a CDS encoding cold shock domain-containing protein, with the protein MKGTVKWFNAEKGYGFISVEGGEDVFVHFSAIQGDGFKTLEEGQAVEFEITDGNRGPQAANVNKL; encoded by the coding sequence TTGAAAGGTACAGTTAAATGGTTTAACGCAGAAAAAGGCTATGGCTTTATTTCAGTTGAAGGCGGCGAGGACGTATTCGTACATTTCTCCGCAATCCAAGGAGATGGCTTCAAAACATTGGAAGAAGGTCAAGCGGTAGAATTCGAAATCACTGATGGAAACCGTGGTCCTCAAGCAGCTAACGTAAACAAACTGTAA
- a CDS encoding MFS transporter gives MKLSHNARPDQNWLRALMFTIFGSTVLVVSYFQLYFSHLGFSRAEIGYLYGIGPLISVFSNMFWSMASDRYQTVRKVMIILLGGQLITGIMLANATTFGQVFVLVTLFYFFYYPVYPLSDTMAITTASKYGRNFTSIRVFGSIGYAFFALSIGYFLGSFGPAWTIWVCVGLAATTLLISFQLKDQPSGSSSKMDLSGLWAILKRRDVLTFFGCVFLLAMGHRMNEAFLTITLKDLGASEGLIGWSLLISSVSEIPIFLLLSKYGNRYKELPLIAFAALMYTVRLLLMSISDTPAAVVAIQTMHSVTFGIFYVTAVRYIIRLVPDGYRATGMALFTIVWSSASGLLSGTLGGLLLEHAGRQTFYLTAMAFSLAALIGFGLKLWSSMTNRVS, from the coding sequence ATGAAATTAAGTCACAACGCCCGCCCGGATCAGAACTGGCTCCGGGCTCTCATGTTCACCATCTTTGGTTCCACCGTTCTGGTGGTATCCTACTTCCAGCTTTACTTCAGTCATCTGGGCTTCAGTCGGGCTGAGATTGGATATCTCTACGGAATTGGCCCCCTCATCTCTGTGTTCTCCAATATGTTCTGGAGCATGGCCAGCGACCGATACCAAACGGTACGTAAAGTGATGATCATTCTGCTTGGTGGTCAATTGATCACAGGGATCATGCTCGCCAATGCAACAACTTTCGGTCAGGTATTTGTACTCGTGACCCTGTTTTACTTTTTCTATTATCCGGTCTATCCTCTCTCCGATACGATGGCCATTACAACGGCCAGCAAGTACGGCCGAAATTTCACTTCCATTCGAGTCTTCGGATCGATCGGTTATGCCTTCTTTGCATTAAGTATCGGGTATTTCCTTGGATCTTTTGGTCCAGCATGGACAATTTGGGTCTGCGTTGGTCTTGCTGCAACTACACTATTGATCAGTTTTCAATTGAAGGATCAACCTTCGGGGAGCAGTAGCAAAATGGATCTATCGGGGTTATGGGCTATTCTGAAACGCAGAGATGTGCTTACTTTTTTTGGCTGTGTATTTTTGCTTGCCATGGGACATCGCATGAACGAAGCATTTCTTACCATCACGCTAAAAGATTTGGGTGCCAGCGAGGGGCTGATCGGCTGGTCTTTGCTGATCTCTTCCGTAAGTGAAATCCCCATATTTCTACTTCTCAGCAAGTATGGAAACCGTTATAAAGAACTGCCGCTAATCGCTTTTGCTGCACTGATGTATACGGTTCGTTTGCTTCTCATGTCCATATCCGATACACCAGCAGCTGTCGTTGCAATTCAGACGATGCACAGTGTGACCTTTGGTATTTTCTACGTTACGGCGGTCCGCTATATCATTCGCCTAGTTCCGGACGGCTACAGAGCTACGGGTATGGCTTTGTTCACCATTGTCTGGTCCAGTGCTTCGGGACTTCTTAGCGGAACGTTAGGCGGACTGCTGCTGGAACATGCAGGCAGACAAACCTTCTATCTCACCGCTATGGCTTTCTCCCTGGCTGCACTGATCGGTTTCGGATTGAAGTTATGGTCCAGCATGACCAATCGCGTCTCCTGA
- a CDS encoding ABC-F family ATP-binding cassette domain-containing protein, with protein sequence MNIMTVEQIAKSYGEKILFKDASFGMADQDKIGVVGVNGTGKSTFLRVISGMEPADAGQISIGNDVRIQFLAQNPDFNPDNTVLQQVFEGDSLEMKTVREYTETMELLELNSSDPALQERLLRLNQQMEQLQLWQMESEAKSILSKLGIRQFDALMGTLSGGQRKRVALAAALIHPCELLILDEPTNHIDNDSVVWLEQYLQKRRGALLMITHDRYFLDRVANVMLELDHGRLFRYEANYTRFLELKAEREEREASSEQKRKNLLRTELAWIRRGAKARTTKQKARIDRFEQLKDQQGVQRSGSLEVSVGSTRLGKKILEIEHLSKSVGGRTLIEDLSYIAVPGDRVGIVGPNGSGKSTLLQMISGKLEPDAGVVDVGPTVNLGYFTQEHQEMDESLRVIEYIKEVAENVKTADGSLITASQMLERFLFTPASQWTPISRLSGGEKRRLYLLRVLMAAPNVLLLDEPTNDLDIQTLAVLEDYLDDFPGVVFVVSHDRYFLDRTVDKVLSFEGNGAVRVHVGDYSEYAEWMLKNAPGANQESDTGAAKVKQSSEKATPAVSAAKPKLKFSFKEQREYDQIDENIEKAEANLVRINKEMEESFSDSARLQELMAEQVEAERHLDELMERWTVLNELAEQIEQSKS encoded by the coding sequence ATGAACATAATGACGGTAGAGCAAATTGCAAAAAGTTATGGCGAAAAAATATTGTTCAAGGACGCTTCATTTGGCATGGCTGATCAGGACAAGATTGGTGTCGTTGGGGTAAATGGAACCGGTAAATCCACGTTTTTGCGTGTGATATCTGGCATGGAACCTGCAGATGCGGGACAGATCTCGATCGGTAATGATGTACGAATTCAGTTCCTGGCGCAAAATCCAGACTTCAATCCGGATAATACAGTACTGCAACAAGTATTCGAAGGTGACAGCCTGGAAATGAAGACCGTGCGAGAATATACGGAAACGATGGAATTATTGGAACTGAATTCGTCCGATCCAGCGTTGCAAGAGCGGTTATTACGTTTGAATCAGCAAATGGAGCAGCTTCAGCTCTGGCAGATGGAGAGTGAAGCGAAGAGCATTTTGTCCAAGCTGGGTATTCGTCAATTCGATGCACTGATGGGCACATTGTCTGGCGGACAACGCAAAAGGGTAGCACTTGCTGCTGCACTAATTCATCCTTGTGAACTGCTCATTCTGGATGAGCCGACGAACCATATTGATAATGATTCGGTCGTATGGCTCGAGCAGTACTTGCAGAAGCGCCGCGGTGCACTGCTTATGATTACGCATGATCGGTATTTCCTGGATCGTGTGGCGAATGTCATGCTGGAATTGGATCATGGACGTTTGTTCCGGTATGAAGCCAACTATACACGCTTTCTGGAACTGAAAGCGGAGCGTGAAGAACGGGAAGCCTCTTCCGAACAGAAGCGTAAGAACTTGCTTCGGACAGAGCTTGCATGGATTCGTCGTGGTGCCAAGGCACGGACGACGAAACAAAAAGCGAGAATTGATCGCTTCGAACAACTCAAAGACCAACAAGGAGTCCAGCGCTCGGGTTCATTGGAAGTATCGGTTGGCTCCACTCGTTTGGGTAAAAAGATTCTGGAGATCGAGCATCTTTCCAAATCCGTGGGTGGCCGCACGCTCATCGAAGATCTGAGTTATATTGCCGTACCTGGAGATCGGGTAGGGATTGTCGGACCGAACGGTAGTGGTAAGTCCACGTTGCTTCAGATGATATCTGGCAAGCTGGAACCTGATGCAGGTGTGGTTGACGTTGGTCCTACGGTCAATCTGGGTTATTTCACACAGGAACATCAGGAGATGGACGAATCTCTTCGTGTCATAGAGTATATTAAAGAAGTGGCCGAGAATGTGAAAACGGCCGATGGCTCTCTGATTACAGCATCCCAGATGCTGGAGCGGTTCCTGTTTACCCCGGCATCCCAGTGGACGCCAATCTCGCGTCTTTCTGGTGGAGAGAAGCGTCGCCTGTATCTGCTGCGTGTGCTGATGGCTGCGCCGAATGTATTGCTGCTGGATGAGCCGACGAATGATCTGGACATCCAGACACTCGCTGTACTGGAAGACTACCTGGATGATTTCCCCGGTGTTGTCTTTGTCGTATCCCATGATCGCTATTTCCTTGATCGTACTGTGGATAAAGTGCTGTCTTTTGAGGGCAACGGTGCTGTACGTGTACACGTCGGCGACTACAGTGAATATGCGGAATGGATGCTGAAAAATGCGCCTGGAGCTAATCAAGAGAGTGACACAGGAGCGGCGAAGGTGAAGCAGTCATCGGAGAAAGCGACGCCTGCTGTGTCAGCGGCCAAACCGAAGTTGAAATTTAGCTTCAAGGAGCAACGTGAATACGACCAGATTGATGAAAATATTGAGAAGGCTGAAGCCAATCTTGTCCGGATTAACAAAGAGATGGAAGAGTCATTTAGTGATTCTGCCCGTCTGCAGGAGTTGATGGCGGAGCAGGTTGAGGCTGAACGTCATCTGGATGAATTGATGGAACGCTGGACCGTTCTGAATGAACTTGCAGAGCAGATTGAGCAGAGCAAGTCTTAA
- a CDS encoding TetR/AcrR family transcriptional regulator: MSTVQGDKSEAILDAAYGIFGSKGFYETKMSDIADEAGIAKGTIYLYFKSKEQLFIAVSKRDCNSFISRLEYALNSHENTGDKLGAIAKTHLTYYYERRNHTKLFFMAPNNDPDLMKFMKAFMNQYMSMVCEVLESASVPEPVLLAEAYIGILDRLKMDIMLNPEFNEEHLNKRIAFAAALFLDGCRSFLQV; the protein is encoded by the coding sequence TTGAGCACGGTACAGGGAGACAAATCGGAGGCTATTTTGGATGCGGCCTATGGTATTTTTGGCTCGAAAGGTTTTTATGAGACGAAAATGTCTGATATAGCAGACGAAGCCGGCATCGCAAAAGGCACCATTTATTTATATTTCAAAAGCAAGGAACAATTATTTATCGCAGTATCCAAGCGGGACTGTAACAGCTTTATTAGCCGCCTGGAATATGCTTTGAACTCACATGAGAACACAGGTGATAAACTTGGAGCAATAGCCAAGACTCACCTTACGTATTATTATGAGCGCCGCAATCATACCAAGCTCTTTTTTATGGCACCCAATAATGATCCGGACCTGATGAAATTCATGAAGGCATTCATGAATCAATACATGAGTATGGTGTGTGAGGTATTGGAAAGTGCAAGTGTACCTGAGCCTGTATTGCTCGCTGAAGCCTACATTGGAATTCTGGACCGGCTGAAGATGGATATCATGTTAAATCCGGAGTTTAATGAGGAACATCTGAACAAACGAATTGCTTTTGCAGCAGCATTGTTTCTGGACGGATGCCGCTCTTTTTTACAAGTTTAA
- the pepF gene encoding oligoendopeptidase F, whose amino-acid sequence MSQLLKRSEVPAEHSWKLEDLFADQKAWDQEYEEVSSLTKKASEFQGKLNQPDVLKSCFEFEDEISLKIERLFVYARMHQDEDTANPTYQNLSQKAQKLGVRVGEALSFVTPEILSLPDDQLDAFIANEKLSAYTFTLEEMKREKAHVLSQAEEALLAQVGNLSQAPQTIFSMLNNADLKFPRIKDEHGKEVELTHGSYIQFLENPNREVRERAFKAVYETYAKQKNTIAAALNANVTKNMFYANVRKYPSVMEMSLYGDNIPTDVYTNLVDTIHESLPLLHRYMDLRKKLLGVDQLHMYDLFAPLVDEYKMDITYEEAKQTVKDGLKPLGKDYADALQTGYDNRWIDIYENENKRSGAYAWGAYGTHPYVLLNHKDNLNSMFTLAHEMGHALHSHYSDTTLPYRDAQYTIFLAEVASTTNEALLMDYLLNKSTDPKEKLYLLTYYADQFRTTVFRQTMFAEFEKIIHERAEQGDALTPQLLSEIYYDLNVKYHGEGMAVDKEIEMEWARIPHFYNSFYVYKYATGFSAATSFSKQILEEGQPAVDRYLGFLKSGGSDYSINILKKAGVDMSTPQPIREAMSVFKELIEQMEQLTK is encoded by the coding sequence ATGAGTCAATTATTGAAACGTTCCGAGGTGCCAGCTGAACATAGCTGGAAACTGGAAGATTTATTTGCCGATCAGAAAGCCTGGGATCAAGAATATGAAGAAGTATCGTCTTTGACCAAGAAGGCCTCCGAATTCCAAGGCAAACTGAATCAACCTGATGTACTCAAATCTTGCTTCGAATTCGAAGATGAGATCAGCCTCAAAATAGAACGCCTCTTTGTGTACGCACGCATGCATCAAGATGAAGACACAGCTAATCCTACATATCAAAACCTGTCCCAAAAAGCCCAGAAATTAGGCGTACGGGTTGGTGAAGCACTTTCTTTTGTCACACCGGAGATTCTTTCCCTGCCTGATGATCAGTTGGACGCATTTATTGCGAACGAAAAACTCTCTGCTTATACATTTACGCTGGAAGAGATGAAACGCGAAAAAGCCCATGTTCTTAGCCAAGCTGAAGAGGCTTTGCTTGCACAGGTAGGCAACCTTTCACAAGCACCACAGACCATCTTCAGCATGCTGAATAACGCCGATCTCAAGTTTCCAAGAATCAAGGATGAACATGGTAAGGAAGTCGAGCTGACACACGGCAGCTACATTCAGTTCCTGGAGAACCCTAACCGTGAAGTTCGCGAACGTGCCTTCAAAGCGGTATACGAAACCTATGCTAAACAGAAGAACACAATTGCCGCTGCCTTGAACGCAAATGTAACCAAAAATATGTTCTATGCTAATGTTCGGAAGTACCCTTCCGTGATGGAAATGTCCCTATATGGAGATAACATCCCAACGGATGTGTATACCAATCTGGTAGACACCATTCACGAGAGCCTTCCGTTATTGCATCGTTATATGGACCTGCGCAAAAAGTTGCTGGGTGTGGATCAATTGCACATGTACGATCTGTTCGCTCCACTCGTAGACGAATACAAAATGGATATTACCTATGAGGAAGCGAAACAAACGGTCAAAGATGGTCTGAAACCACTCGGCAAGGACTATGCTGACGCATTGCAGACTGGATATGATAACCGCTGGATCGATATATATGAGAATGAAAATAAACGTTCTGGCGCATATGCCTGGGGCGCTTATGGCACTCACCCGTATGTCTTGTTGAATCACAAAGATAACCTGAACAGCATGTTCACACTCGCACATGAAATGGGTCACGCTTTGCATTCACATTACTCGGATACAACACTTCCGTATCGTGATGCCCAGTACACCATCTTCCTGGCAGAGGTTGCATCCACGACCAACGAAGCGTTGCTCATGGATTACCTGCTTAACAAATCAACAGATCCAAAGGAAAAATTGTATCTGTTAACCTATTATGCCGACCAATTCCGTACAACGGTATTCCGTCAGACCATGTTTGCTGAATTCGAGAAAATCATTCATGAACGTGCGGAACAAGGTGACGCATTAACACCACAATTGTTATCCGAGATCTATTATGATCTGAACGTTAAATATCACGGAGAAGGCATGGCTGTCGACAAAGAAATTGAAATGGAATGGGCTCGTATTCCCCACTTCTATAACAGCTTCTACGTTTACAAATATGCTACAGGCTTCTCCGCAGCGACAAGCTTTTCCAAGCAAATCCTGGAAGAGGGCCAACCGGCGGTTGACCGATATCTTGGCTTCCTGAAGAGCGGTGGCAGTGATTACTCCATCAACATTCTGAAAAAAGCTGGTGTGGATATGTCTACACCACAGCCAATTCGTGAAGCTATGAGTGTGTTCAAGGAATTGATTGAACAGATGGAGCAGCTAACCAAATAA
- a CDS encoding ABC transporter ATP-binding protein produces the protein MSLPATQHTIHIEQLRKTYHAPTNGDVHYIIKDVDLVIKGGEFFVLLGPSGCGKSTLLNMIAGFISKSGGQLKVDNKEIDRPGRDRAMVFQQADSSLFPWLTVRENVEFGLRMSKVPKTQRREISDRYIQLVGLSAHEGKFPKELSGGMKQRVQLARVLANDSAILLMDEPFGALDAMTRRTMQKELVNIWKETHKTVIFVTHDIQEALLLGERIGIMSVGPSSNITDIYHNTLPYPRNIASSEFNTLYDRIQGHFEE, from the coding sequence ATGTCCTTACCTGCAACTCAGCATACCATTCATATTGAACAGCTTCGGAAAACGTATCATGCCCCGACCAATGGGGATGTACATTATATCATTAAGGATGTCGATCTGGTTATCAAGGGAGGGGAGTTCTTTGTCCTGCTTGGTCCCAGTGGGTGCGGGAAGTCAACGCTGCTGAATATGATCGCGGGTTTCATCTCCAAGTCAGGTGGACAGCTCAAGGTGGACAACAAGGAGATCGACAGACCGGGCAGGGATCGGGCAATGGTATTCCAGCAGGCGGATTCTTCTCTCTTTCCATGGCTAACTGTGAGGGAAAATGTTGAATTCGGACTTCGAATGTCCAAGGTCCCTAAGACACAACGACGTGAGATCTCTGATCGATACATCCAGCTTGTGGGACTGAGTGCTCATGAGGGGAAATTTCCGAAAGAGCTCTCGGGTGGCATGAAGCAGCGGGTTCAATTGGCTCGGGTACTTGCGAATGACTCGGCGATCTTGCTGATGGATGAGCCATTCGGTGCGCTGGACGCGATGACACGGCGGACGATGCAGAAGGAACTGGTGAATATTTGGAAAGAAACTCATAAGACCGTTATCTTTGTCACCCACGATATTCAGGAGGCGTTATTGCTTGGTGAGCGCATAGGCATTATGTCCGTAGGTCCGTCTTCGAATATAACGGATATTTACCACAATACGTTACCTTACCCGAGGAACATCGCCTCGTCTGAGTTCAACACCCTGTATGACCGAATTCAAGGCCACTTTGAAGAATAA
- a CDS encoding DUF92 domain-containing protein, with protein sequence MDWIIGAVCASMVAGAAYAKKSLTLSGCLAAIMMGTIYYGAGNLFWFGTLLLFFITSTLLSRFRKDRKQELEKSYAKSGNRDAGQVMANGGMGMFLCLGYWIFPHPAWVYAFIGVMATVTSDTWATEIGSLSRKPPRSVFTWKVLTPGASGGVSLLGTVAAAVGGALIGAGAFLFSWIAGIEGFGLFSWTFVGLVGGLAGAFADSYLGATLQMMYRCTVCGREVEVHEHCGHPTVRARGWAWMSNDLVNVLSSVIGGCVAIGLGNILAL encoded by the coding sequence ATGGATTGGATTATTGGCGCCGTATGCGCTTCTATGGTGGCAGGTGCTGCCTATGCGAAAAAGTCGCTAACCTTGTCTGGCTGCCTGGCAGCCATCATGATGGGAACGATATATTACGGAGCGGGTAACCTGTTCTGGTTTGGCACGTTATTGTTGTTTTTCATTACTTCAACGTTGCTCTCCAGGTTTCGTAAAGATCGGAAGCAGGAGCTGGAGAAATCCTATGCCAAGTCAGGAAATCGGGATGCAGGACAAGTGATGGCTAATGGTGGAATGGGTATGTTCCTATGTCTGGGATACTGGATATTTCCACATCCGGCATGGGTGTATGCTTTCATTGGTGTAATGGCTACCGTTACATCGGATACATGGGCAACCGAAATTGGGAGTCTCAGTCGCAAGCCGCCGCGCTCTGTGTTCACGTGGAAGGTACTTACGCCAGGTGCTTCAGGAGGTGTTTCACTTCTTGGCACCGTGGCTGCAGCCGTAGGCGGGGCTTTGATTGGTGCGGGAGCATTCTTGTTTTCCTGGATCGCCGGGATCGAAGGGTTTGGTCTGTTTAGTTGGACTTTTGTCGGTCTTGTAGGCGGGTTGGCAGGGGCTTTTGCTGATTCCTATCTGGGTGCAACGTTGCAGATGATGTATCGTTGTACGGTGTGTGGCCGTGAAGTTGAGGTACATGAACATTGTGGGCATCCAACGGTTCGGGCTCGTGGCTGGGCATGGATGAGTAACGACCTGGTGAACGTGCTTAGCTCAGTGATCGGCGGATGTGTGGCGATTGGTTTAGGTAACATTTTGGCGTTGTAA
- a CDS encoding ABC transporter permease, producing MKWLEKKWVSIPLLWVTVILIWQLGALIYGPDVIPGPWHTILGARELIADGTLMEYIGISFTRVLAGWVLGSIIAIPVGLIIGKVHIIRLFAEPFLNFIRFIPPIAFITLFLVWFGIGEQSKIALIMYATFFIVVLNTLTGVLSVEEDKIRSARSMGANERQILLHVIVPATTPYIFTGVRLAMGTSYMAIIGAEMIASNEGVGYLIWNSRLFFRTDWIFVGLISLGFMGFLTDRLFNWFGRRVLYRYGVIGGAKRV from the coding sequence ATGAAATGGTTGGAGAAAAAATGGGTGTCTATCCCGCTTCTATGGGTAACGGTCATCTTAATTTGGCAACTTGGCGCCCTAATCTATGGGCCTGACGTAATCCCTGGTCCGTGGCACACGATCCTGGGAGCACGAGAACTGATAGCTGACGGTACGCTGATGGAGTATATCGGAATCAGCTTCACTCGTGTACTGGCGGGCTGGGTACTCGGAAGCATCATTGCTATTCCGGTAGGGCTGATTATTGGCAAGGTGCATATCATCCGGCTGTTCGCCGAGCCATTCCTTAACTTTATACGTTTTATCCCGCCGATCGCCTTTATTACCTTATTCCTGGTGTGGTTTGGTATTGGAGAGCAATCCAAGATCGCACTCATTATGTACGCAACCTTCTTCATAGTTGTGTTGAATACACTGACAGGTGTGCTCTCCGTCGAAGAGGACAAAATCCGGTCGGCCCGCAGTATGGGAGCCAATGAACGGCAGATTCTGCTGCATGTGATTGTTCCGGCGACAACCCCGTATATCTTCACGGGTGTGCGACTGGCGATGGGAACTTCGTATATGGCCATCATCGGTGCTGAGATGATTGCCTCGAATGAGGGAGTGGGTTACTTAATCTGGAATTCCAGACTCTTTTTCCGAACAGATTGGATCTTTGTCGGACTGATTTCCCTGGGTTTTATGGGATTCCTGACGGATCGATTGTTCAACTGGTTTGGTCGCAGAGTACTCTACCGATATGGGGTCATTGGCGGAGCGAAGAGGGTCTAA
- a CDS encoding M42 family metallopeptidase, which translates to MSFTIDESYVLSFLKKLLDTPSPSGYTHHIIEMIRKEAAALGIACELNNKGGAVLTLPGQDSSKTIALSAHVDTLGAMVRSVTSYGTLKLTSVGGFSMQSIENEYCTIHTRDGKTYTGTILSLHPSVHVYPDARTFERTESHMEVRIDEVVSSKEDVLKLGISVGDFISFDARAVITPSGYIKSRHLDDKASVAALFGILESAHREGWKPLHNVSLLISNYEEVGHGASYIPAEISEMIAVDMGAMGDDLSCKETDVSICAKDSSGPYDYDMTSRLIELAKQDGMDYVVDIYPHYGSDGSAALRGGNNIRAALIGPGVHASHSMERTHKDAVLNTARLLTAYITTK; encoded by the coding sequence ATGAGTTTTACAATTGATGAATCATACGTTCTGTCTTTCCTGAAAAAATTGCTGGATACACCAAGCCCAAGTGGTTACACACATCATATTATCGAGATGATCCGGAAGGAAGCAGCAGCACTGGGCATCGCCTGTGAGCTGAATAACAAGGGCGGTGCGGTGCTTACATTGCCCGGACAGGACTCTTCCAAGACAATTGCTTTAAGCGCTCACGTAGATACGCTAGGGGCCATGGTTCGCTCGGTTACATCCTATGGCACATTGAAGCTTACCTCTGTCGGTGGGTTTTCGATGCAAAGTATCGAAAACGAATATTGCACCATCCATACACGGGATGGAAAGACATACACAGGCACCATTCTCTCCCTTCATCCGTCTGTACACGTCTATCCGGATGCACGCACATTTGAACGGACCGAGAGCCATATGGAAGTTCGAATCGATGAAGTTGTCTCCTCCAAGGAAGATGTGTTGAAACTCGGGATCTCTGTCGGTGACTTTATCTCCTTTGATGCTCGCGCAGTCATCACGCCGAGTGGTTATATCAAATCACGTCATCTGGACGACAAAGCCAGCGTGGCAGCCCTCTTCGGCATCCTTGAGTCTGCACATCGAGAAGGCTGGAAACCATTACATAACGTCTCTCTGCTTATCTCGAACTATGAAGAAGTTGGACATGGCGCATCGTATATCCCTGCGGAAATCAGTGAAATGATCGCTGTAGACATGGGAGCCATGGGTGATGACCTGAGCTGTAAAGAAACTGACGTTTCCATATGTGCCAAAGATTCTTCTGGCCCTTATGACTACGATATGACCAGTCGTCTCATTGAACTGGCCAAACAAGATGGAATGGATTACGTCGTGGACATTTATCCCCACTATGGCTCAGATGGCAGCGCAGCATTGCGCGGAGGAAACAATATCCGTGCAGCACTGATCGGTCCTGGAGTTCACGCATCTCATTCCATGGAGCGTACACATAAGGATGCTGTCCTGAATACAGCACGATTGCTCACAGCCTACATTACAACCAAATAA